The Saccopteryx leptura isolate mSacLep1 chromosome 2, mSacLep1_pri_phased_curated, whole genome shotgun sequence genome has a window encoding:
- the LOC136395227 gene encoding uncharacterized homolog, with protein sequence MDFSLGLRLGPRNKKATHQQPPAPSGHGPPAASFCLYCPPSACACPCPVCPPPTCNCAAYLSYTTTCPSCPSLLGPPCTCSCPPCPACPPSTCPHSSCVSCSVTCCHPSSCSIYPCPKGRSACPSSCLGYSDNCGCTTAWGPPGSTGYHSCCFRGQGTSQRHCLIV encoded by the coding sequence ATGGACTTCTCTCTGGGCCTACGTTTGGGGCCTCGAAACAAGAAGGCCACCCACCAACAACCTCCTGCACCCTCTGGACACGGCCCACCAGCTGCCTCTTTTTGTCTATACTGTCCCCCCTCTGCCTGTGCCTGcccctgtcctgtctgtccccctcccacCTGCAACTGCGCTGCTTATCTCTCTTATACAACTacctgcccctcctgccccagcctcctTGGCCCACCCTGCACCTgctcctgccctccctgccctgcctgtccTCCCTCAACTTGTCCCCATAGCTCCTGTGTCTCATGCTCTGTGACCTGCTGCCATCCCTCATCTTGCTCCATTTACCCTTGCCCCAAAGGCCGGTCTGCCTGTCCTAGCTCCTGCTTGGGCTACAGTGACAACTGTGGCTGTACCACAGCCTGGGGGCCTCCAGGCTCCACTGGCTACCACAGCTGCTGCTTCAGGGGACAAGGCACCTCTCAAAGGCACTGTCTGATAGTCTAA